A stretch of Aerococcus urinaehominis DNA encodes these proteins:
- a CDS encoding argininosuccinate synthase, producing the protein MTKKQFKKVLLAYSGGLDTSVIIPWLKENYGDCEVIGMTGNVGQEEDWAAVEEKAHNSGASKLYIEDLRQEFIEDYIFPAMQAGAKYEGTYLLGTAYARPLIAKRMVEIAHQEGCDAIAHGCTGKGNDQVRFELGIREFDPSMPIIAPWREWDLKSREDEFKYAEAHNIPLPITRETNYSKDENLWHLSHEGLDLEDPSKQPSYEKILELGVSPKQAPDESAYVTIDFEQGIPVALDGQKLSALELVESLNELGGKYGIGILDIVENRLVGMKSRGVYETPGGTILYHAHQKLEQIVLDRDTMHYKQQVALKYAELVYNGLWFSPLRQALQAFVDQTQVNMTGQVKLELYKGNIIDAGVTSPYSLYSEELATFDEDDIYAQDDAEGFIKLFGLPQSARAMKEQTWKGQK; encoded by the coding sequence ATGACTAAGAAACAATTTAAAAAAGTATTATTAGCCTATTCAGGCGGTTTAGACACATCTGTCATTATTCCTTGGTTAAAGGAAAATTATGGTGACTGTGAAGTGATTGGTATGACTGGTAATGTCGGCCAGGAAGAAGATTGGGCTGCTGTTGAAGAAAAGGCCCACAATTCAGGTGCTAGCAAACTTTATATTGAAGATTTACGCCAAGAATTTATTGAAGACTATATCTTCCCAGCTATGCAAGCCGGTGCTAAATATGAGGGGACTTACTTATTAGGAACTGCTTACGCACGTCCTTTAATTGCTAAACGGATGGTAGAAATCGCCCACCAAGAGGGCTGTGATGCCATTGCCCACGGTTGCACTGGGAAGGGTAATGACCAAGTGCGTTTCGAGTTAGGAATCCGTGAGTTTGATCCAAGTATGCCTATTATTGCTCCTTGGCGGGAGTGGGATCTTAAGTCTCGGGAAGATGAATTTAAATATGCTGAAGCTCATAACATTCCGCTACCGATTACGCGGGAAACCAACTATTCTAAGGATGAAAATCTTTGGCACTTATCTCATGAAGGGCTAGATTTAGAAGACCCAAGTAAGCAACCTAGCTATGAAAAAATCCTTGAACTTGGTGTGTCACCAAAACAAGCACCTGATGAGTCAGCCTATGTGACCATTGATTTTGAACAAGGCATCCCAGTTGCCCTAGATGGTCAAAAATTATCGGCCTTAGAATTAGTAGAAAGCCTCAATGAGCTAGGTGGTAAATACGGAATTGGTATCCTCGATATTGTTGAAAATCGCTTGGTTGGTATGAAGTCACGGGGGGTTTATGAAACACCTGGTGGTACTATCCTCTACCATGCCCACCAAAAATTAGAACAAATTGTCTTAGATCGTGATACCATGCACTACAAACAACAAGTGGCCCTGAAGTATGCAGAGTTAGTCTATAATGGCCTGTGGTTCTCGCCATTACGGCAAGCTCTTCAAGCCTTTGTTGACCAGACTCAGGTTAATATGACTGGCCAAGTGAAATTAGAGCTCTACAAGGGTAATATTATTGATGCTGGGGTGACCAGCCCATATTCTCTTTATAGTGAAGAACTAGCGACCTTCGATGAAGATGATATCTATGCTCAAGATGATGCTGAAGGCTTTATTAAATTATTTGGTCTGCCGCAATCAGCCCGGGCCATGAAGGAACAGACCTGGAAAGGACAAAAATAA